Proteins encoded together in one Deinococcus aerolatus window:
- a CDS encoding acyl-CoA thioesterase, which translates to MKLSIPDADTLWDGLPPARRHELRLRVGPEHLDEMNHVNNTVYLVWCEQVARAHAERLGLGTDALRALGAVPVARQHIITYHRPALLGDRVRVRTALTVHAGLRSVRAYTVDRVNGGDPPQRGLRLAECQTEWVWVDPDTGRPRRTPAAVIERFGFASQPQFPARL; encoded by the coding sequence ATGAAGCTGAGCATTCCGGACGCCGATACCCTGTGGGACGGCCTGCCTCCCGCGCGGCGGCACGAGCTGCGGCTGAGGGTCGGGCCGGAGCATCTGGACGAGATGAATCACGTCAACAACACCGTGTATCTGGTGTGGTGCGAGCAGGTGGCCCGAGCCCACGCTGAACGGCTGGGCCTGGGCACCGACGCCCTGCGTGCGCTGGGCGCGGTGCCGGTGGCACGGCAGCACATCATCACCTACCACCGCCCGGCCCTGCTCGGCGACCGGGTGCGCGTCCGCACGGCCCTGACCGTCCACGCTGGCCTGCGCAGCGTGCGCGCCTACACCGTCGACCGCGTGAACGGCGGCGACCCACCGCAGCGCGGTCTGCGGCTGGCCGAGTGCCAGACCGAGTGGGTCTGGGTTGATCCGGACACGGGCCGTCCCAGACGGACCCCAGCGGCCGTGATTGAACGCTTCGGCTTCGCGTCGCAACCACAATTCCCGGCTCGCCTCTAA
- a CDS encoding 4a-hydroxytetrahydrobiopterin dehydratase, translating to MAYDPRMGYDPERTLSDGDVHDLKPDGWWGDDGLLTREFTFDSYQAGVDFAVRVAALAETQNHHPEIHIFYRRVRLNYFTHDAGGITKLDIAGAQAVNGLLDSGHA from the coding sequence ATGGCCTACGATCCCCGAATGGGTTACGACCCGGAGCGCACCCTGAGTGACGGCGATGTGCATGACCTCAAGCCCGACGGCTGGTGGGGCGACGACGGCCTGTTGACGCGCGAGTTCACCTTTGACAGCTACCAGGCCGGGGTGGACTTTGCGGTGCGGGTGGCGGCGCTGGCCGAGACGCAGAACCACCACCCGGAGATCCACATCTTCTACCGGCGGGTCCGGCTCAACTACTTCACGCACGATGCGGGCGGCATCACGAAACTGGACATTGCGGGCGCGCAGGCGGTTAACGGACTGCTGGACAGCGGCCACGCCTGA